In Melitaea cinxia chromosome 21, ilMelCinx1.1, whole genome shotgun sequence, the sequence GTGCTAATATTACAGCGGTCGTATAACATTACTTAATAGTTCCGGTCACTATGTCGATTAAAGCGGGGGCAATCACCCTTTGTGATAATGGCCAATGGACAATACATTTGAAGTTATCTCCTTAGCAACACGCTCAAATGGAACCAGATTTTGTTTAATTCGTATCATTTCTTCTTCAGTAATACGTATGGTAGATTATTACTAATATAGCACCATTATAGCATAATGCTATTTTTTGCGACTAGTTATCACTTTTTTTTACGGATGGTAGCCAAGTGCACTCACGTGTGTCaataacgaaaaattaaaaaaaagaccaTTCATAAACACGTCCTTCAGAAATGACATATAAGTATTGAAACGTAATTCAAGCAATTAATTCAAGTCTAACTAGACAGTAACGGTTGAGTTATCAGTGCTGCCATTATAGTTTTTATCTCGTGCATAAAACGGCTTGACGTATTAAAGTGTAAATTATGCATGTTTTCTTCCACATCAATGTGCCTACCAACATTGTAAGTTGAGCGTTATCAAAACAACAAACTAATAAATCAAAACTGTATGTCCGTTTTACGATAACTTTATTGAAAATCTTAAAATCCCCAACTTGTTCGCTGTTGACCATCATTAATGTAatgtgaatatatataaatggcGTTTGTTGCTAAAGAGGTAGAATAAATAGTCTATTAATATTTGAGTTCTCATCTGATAATTTCTCTTCTCATGTAAActtatgtttttaaacttttttgccTTAAGTCCGGTTcctatatatctttaaaaaaaaaacaaaacaaaaacgaaTCCTTAATGGGCTAACACCTGGCTATATCCAGCCTACATATTTGAAATCAGAATTGATAagtaatattaacttattttattatcagcAAATAAAAGGAACAAAACATGTTAAGTAATATCTTAATCGGcccgtttttttattaaatcaacaCCTAATTATTACCTTACAATATTGAAACCGAAtaagtttaaaaagaaaatataattattaatctttGAAACGAAAATCTTATGAATCTGACTCGAAGCCTCTCGAATCATCTTTAATATTTCTTGAGGAGCAAGATAAAGTTGTTTGTATTTGATGTATTAGCGAAGTAAATATATGATTtcgttatcaataaataaattgatttactTAACTTTTGTTGTAATCGATCGGAGAATAAGCTTTTGCCTTATTTTGAgacatttaaattaacatgtcttctttttatttgattaacaATGTGCTATGAGTTTATTTGAAGCAAATTATATCTCGTCTATAATCTCGAATATATTGCCtttgtatatcttttttttattactgtgtATGATTGCGTTTTggagtacaataaaaatataatattattattacgcgAGAGGTAATGATCATAACGTATTCTTTATctccacattttttttacaattacacCCAGACAGGCGGGactcgaacccacaacccgtggtacagaaagcagagccactacaaactgcgccaaaagtaaaaaaaaaatgtcaacaaATTTTTCAAGTAGCAAAACTTAGAGGGGTTCAAGACAATATGATTGCCTGATTATTTACCAAAAGGGTAGCAACAGTGGAGGCAGAATGCATTTATTTTTCGTGCTATCGAGAGTGTGGAGTATGCATATAAACAACTACTATCGAGTTTTGCAACGGAAGTCCTCGTTCctgtttactttttaaattacttttttactcAGGCACATATTTAGCGATTTTGCCTTTTTCGGCCTTCATGATTCATTATTGCGCCTAATAAAGACTGGTTTTTTGGAAATCCTGCTAAATCAATTTTGGaaagtgtgtttatttataagacatcataatcaaataaactacttattttagaaaaagaaatattgtacAGAAACACATGCTAGAACAATACAGACAATAACAAATATGGCAATCACTGCAGCAAAAGTCTAAAAGATAAATTTGCAGATATATTTATAGAGTATATTCACTTActcttatttcatattttttatttagttattaatataaatgtaatgaaaataaactcacatacatacattcatcAATACCTAGCATCTTTCACCCAAGTAGTTAATTAATCGAATAACTAAAAACTAAACTTATAGGAGAATATGtaacagatataaaaaaaaatcaaattccaCCCTACACACCATCCTAAGCCCTGTTATGTTTTTGCGGAGCTTCCACTCTTATCTTTATTGAAGACATATAACTTTATGCCAAAAAagtacgaattacatatttataaaatatgaagaatatttttttacaaacaataataaaaaaatataaacaaatataaaaaatcaaaaataaaaaataattaaaaaataataatgataaaatatgaataatgtttttcgattttaccgacataataataaaaaataagaactggctatttagataaaaaataacgagtgcatttagaaaaaaaaagagaaaacaaTAATCGATAtggaaatttgaggatttgaatcgtggtcttttcggtcgatcacGACCCCGCCGATTTActacctgagctattacaaatttttgataATTGCGATATTTAACTTCGttttctaacgatattgtagcattttttcattgtctaaaaactaggataaaacgacatttcctaaaaatgaatcctagctagatttatttatctcccctgAAATTTCctgcatattaaatttcatgaaaatcgttggagccgtttccgagattcagattctatatacatatatatcaggGCAGCAGGTGAAATCAGGATCGAAGATACGATGGAGCATTTGGATCATGAAGGATATTAAAGAGAGTGGAAAGGATGCGCATATCACGCCGAAGACGAATGGGGAGCCATTTTAACTGAGCACGAAAGTGAGTGATGCGATCAAATTTTCGCAGGCCAAAAATGAACCTTATGGCAAGATTTTGGAGTCGTTCTAACTTTGTAAGTAGCTCCTCagtcacatccagatagcatacatcagcataatcaaggatAGGCAGTAGAAGGGTTTGCGCAAGTATAATTTTGGTTTGGAAATGAAGAAAATATTGAGGACGCTTGAGAGAGTGAAATGTGTAGTGTATTCTTCTGCTGACCTCGCTGATATGAGCTGCCCATGACAAATTGCAATCCATAATGAGCTCCAAATTCCTAACTTTATCACAGTAAGGAATTGGGACCCCAGAGTACGAGATTTTAGGAACCAATTCCCAGTCAAGTCTGCTTCTTAATCGACTACTTCCAATAATGATAGCTTGTGATTTAGCAGGATTGACCACCAGACCAAAAGACCTAGCCCAGTCCTGAACTGCGACAAGGtcactatttaaattttcaacagCCTTATGCAACTCAGTCAACTGGAAgtgtctgtatatttgtaagtcATCTGCATACAAATGGAGAAGTGATAACACGAGAAACATTGTTAATGAACACAGAAAATAGCAATGAGATAAgacgccaccttgtggaacaCCAGCAGTAAGTTCCATCCAATCTGACGTGTTGCCGTTGAAAGTAACGTTCCGCTGCACTGCTGACGTCCAGAAAGATAGTAGTGAAACCAGTCCATATCTGCAGGTGAAATGTTAACTGCACGCAGAATACCAAGAAGAATGTCGTAATCAACTGAGTTAAAAGCACTGCTACAGTCTAGCAGGATTGTGGCAGTGAGCTTGGTTTGATCCATTGTACACCGCACATCCTCCAACAGTGCTTTGGGAGGGATGGAAACCGGATTGATAAGGacatataaaattgtaagaCATATTAAATTGTGAGAGGagacttgcggaggcctatgtcgagcagtggactgtattaggctgaaatgatgtaATGAATATCCACCGGATTTTATTACTAGACGACGTAAAATTGTATCgacatgttttataaattgagTCACGTTGACCGCCCCTGCTGTTATACACAGAGCCACTGTCAAAATGTAAATGTCCAGTACTTTAATAATTGGTTTTCAGGGAGAGTACACGAGATTTCTGTTTTGATTTAAGTATTAAGTGTAGGAAGTTTAAAGAAATGGTccacctgttttttttttttttttttttttttatctgtgataACACTTGTGTATCCTAACTTCAGTATTAAACATGACCGTAAAAAAGTAGTCTCATTTCTATTATCATAAACATTGATTGTTCACAATCATGCTTATGATAATAGATTGTTTATGATTAGCAACATgaattttctaaattttgtacattataacttaaatacataaatacaataattaccaCGTTTACTTTCAGGtccctttttataaataaaaaataaaaatattacagaatAATTGAAGCTCCGATCCTATATTCAAAACACGAAACGTTCGTTTTATGAATTTAGAAACTGGACTTTAACTgttttatatatagaaaaaaattggttatcTGTAAAGTTTGTTTACGGGCGATAGTTTAACATGACAacatcataacaaaacatctcctcggacgcataggctaATCGAGTgcaagagagatagatgcggcgccaGCGTagaatgagcgtaacgggacaataactgatcctttttcgtgcatgcagctgGCTTTCATTGATTTATTAGACGCTCTCacgtcaaaaaaataaatacataaatatggtAGTAAAACTGACCGTATGTGTTGTTAACCGAAGACTTGTTGTGCGGCGTAAGTTATGTGCAAGAACCCGTCTGGACTTTGGAATTGGTCGTATGCTTGAGCCATCGTCATACTGTGGCTCACAATCACTTTTTCGTTGATCAGCAGATACAAGgcctaaaaaaaatgtatcaatgataatgatgaaaatgaatgatgtaaatttaaatcatattgTAATTGAAAAGAAAATCTGATATTACAATGttaatgtaattgtttttttcttcttcagtAAACTAAGTTTATTCAATGGTCTCATTGTGGCGTctattttaaactatataaaCAATAGAAAACCTGCAATTTAACTACGATTGTAATACCAGACTTGCGTACGATATCTTTATACTCGTACCTATAACATTAAAACGCAAAATTTTACTGACGCAGTCAGCGTTTCTTTGGAGTTCCCTCCTCCATAACCAAAAATCAGATACACTTTATTATgcaaattaaattcaaattttcagaatataatctttaaatacaccagtgacgtagcgagcttaactcgcgcccaGGGCACAATACCTCCCCCCCCTAATATGTACTAGCGCCGGGGACATGATGCCCCCTCTTGACCCCCCcccctcgctacgccactgcaaTACAGGTATAATGATATAATTAGgttaaattttggaaaattaatGACACTTATTTCAAGATAAGCATCAAGGTTGGAGGtttgttggttgttttttttttttggtttaaaaattGCGCGTTCAACGTTATATCTCAATAGAGCCCCTCCTCCTTGAACACCTCTCCTTTCGAGCCTCACGTGATTAGTGGAAGACACTAAAGAAAATACTTCTAATAAGAGTGAGATAAAAACCTAGTCCAATTTTATTGGacagtttgtttttaatgtaacttttcCATTCAAAAATATAACGATCTCTGTGACATCAATTTGCATAAATGTGTCACAAAATCATTGCGACCAAGGTACGATAACAACGCAATGTCAAACAGCGTCACATAatggcataattttttttttcataaatacacTGTCAAAATGCACATACCTGGGAGTCTCTTAACTTCATCTTAGTGCGAATGATATACAGAAACTGTGACATCGTAAGCTCTTGCGGTACTAAGAATTTATTCCTGCCTAGTACTGGGACATCCTTTTCATTTGCGAATCTTTCCACGTACAGCTAAATAGAACAAATAATCAcagaattttataataagaatatttatttattatattaaattttaataaataaaccattaatattttaaatatttttttttatctagtaACCCTTTTCTAATCAAGGAGGTCATCCCTCGCTCTCGAGTTACTATATTTGTTTGGTCAATGTACCtactattttgattttaacaatgtataaacaagcattaatttatacaattattcaATAGTTGTTTGAAGCTATAATACTCGTATTGATAAGTTAGCTCTCGAAAACACTATAAAGATAATatcttgtattttttattttactattattatttgctAATCTTATTTCCAAAAATAGGCCTTAAATTATCTTGAACTTGAACTTTTATAAACACACttatcataaatgtttattttaaaacacttcATTTAGACCCAATTagaaaacaaacacacacaatacaaaaatgtttggaataattaaaataatatatataaatgaaacacAGGTTATTTGGAACAGACACTCACCGGAATTTTGTTTGGAAATCTGTCCCTGATCACTTGGACTTCCTTGCTTGGCTCCGTCATATCTGTCAAAACAATTTATGATTAAAcaataaatcaatcaaatcaacaCTTTAAAACATTAGAATTTGCAGTTAAATTCCTATAACATATTATTCTCaagcaaatttttatattacaaactacCGCCATTATccatattcaattttattatcatactgGCTGTGCCCGGGTATTCGTCCGCGTggcattttaaacaaaaaaatatttttcagttcgcagagttataaaataaataaataaatgtaaaataatggtagccttagttactccttatagcagctatctaccagtgaaagtccggtgaaaatcggttcagccgttttagagattagccggaaaaaacagacagatgtttgtctgtttgttccagttgacaaaaattttaaaatatgttattttggtatatgtactgtgtatacatccatataaattttgtcaaaaggggttattttattattacaaacagacactccaattttgtttatttgtatagataattagtgatttttgtttattcttACAAATCcagctttgaaataaacaacgCCATCTTACTAAAACAATAAGatgaataaatattgtaatgtttttttttttacacttaccGTCTTGGTAACCAAAAACTTCTTGCGATGCGTAGGTTATGTATAGGAAACCATCTTCATCGCCATACTGCTCGTAAGCTTGTGCCATAGTCAAGCTCATACTTAACATCGATTTGTTGTTGATTATCAAGTACAGGGCctgatgatttaaaaataaacattttttaatttttgaatatactAAGTGATGTTAAACAAGATCGAagataatgtaatttatatttttttataaagacagTAATTGTTTCGAAAATTTCGTCCCTTTTGATTGTACCTATCAAAAATTATAGCCTCATTTAATAAACCTAAAGAGTgcttaatcattatttaaagaGTTACAACCATCTCCATATCTGCTGAGAAGAAACGCTACGAGACTAAACAGTTACtaagaaaaaaattcaaaaccaGTTAGGTACCTACAATATAAACTACAGTAattgaaaatatgaaaatatgcaATTTTCCTATAGCAACGGATATTTATCCAACCAGACTTTGACTTCATAATGATTAAAAGGAAAAATTACGAAGTTAAAAGTTTAAAGCTTTACTAATTTAGCTTTTCTTTATGTTTGAATATTTATCTACTATCTATgcctcttttatattttatttatatggtatgcgcatttcatttaaaatgtcTCGACGGGAGTTTCTTACCCCACTATAAATAGCTGacctttttttgaaaaaatgcaGCAGTGTCTGTACCGTAAAAAACCAATTCATAGTTCATACGGTATAATGCTAtgaaaacaatcaaaatataGATACAAATACAACTCTTAACGATCTTTAACGATtcgtgttaaaaatatttcaatgcaTTTCAGCTAAATGCAATTTCAATTACATCCGTTACCcttgtacctatttatttagaaattttactAATAAGTAGGTATGTCTGATTTTATAACGTCGTTATCCAAAAATCAATCTTTGTTTAACTTCACTACAAACAATaccataatatacaaataagcaATTACGATAAGTAATAGGtacctattaattattatttttttttgtctgactGTTTGTTATTGATTAGTTAACctcaattaagataaaaatacattatgcTTTTCTCACGTGCGTCAACTCGAGAAGTCAAGAAGTTGACCTTTTGATTACGTTTGATTCGACACAATTATATTCTAAgcaaaatagaataaaaaaactgatatTTATTGAATTGCTCATCTCATTATTTGTCTCTAAGTTCTTACGTATATGCACCTAAAAATCAAACTGAACATCTACATTCAGCATATCATCTCCTCTAAAAAAGATTGCTTGGAAGAGGTCACTTCTTAGCCATAAGGCCATGTCATATACGTAActatttcacattttttaaatattattaattttattatgtagtattCACATACTTGATTTGGCTTTATTTTAACCCTGTTTCGAATAATCACTAGGAATTGCGACATCGTAATATCTTCTGGGACCAGGAACTTAGTTTTGTCCAACGTTGGTAGATTCCTTTCTTTGTAGTATCTTTCCACTATtaactgaaatgaaaaatattagttaaagaCCTGGTAACATGTTGCTGTACAAGATAACTTGGGTTTGAAATAGGCTACTTACCGGTATTTTAGTTGGGAATTTACTTTTGATTGCCATTACTTCCTCTTTTCTAGTAACtgtaaacaaaaactttgaatTAGATTTTTGTCtaattacatagtataagtCGCTTTCCGCAGTCTGTAcgcttagatatttaaaactacgcgacggattttgatgcggttgcctttagtaaataaaatgattccagaggaaggtttatatgtataatacattcataatatagtagagaaacactgatagtttttgcaaccgtgcgaagccggggcgggtcgctagtatatatataaaagagaaaggtcactgactcactcatcacgagaactcaaaaacagcTGGatgacaaagatgaaatttggcagggaggtagattatagttagtagacgtctgTGATGTGTGTGAACAgattttgtgatattccaccgctaagggcgTTTAATTGGGGtcgatagtttgtatgaaacatatacagcaagGTCGGCTTAAAAGAAAATAACCGCGTTCGCAACtctgtgttcaagaaacatttatatttatcactTATACGTAgtaccaaaaaaatattttttacaatatctaacctttacgtagaatatttttttattttgtcgtccctgtcgtcacggagtcacaGAGGATTCCtcgttacgctattccgtggcatatatttatatagaaccatattaaaaactaaattgcaggcaatataaatatatttacactacaatactatcacaattctgacgaattcaacgaaccatactgaaaggattttcatgcggattcaccaatggagagagggctcaagaggaaggtttacggaacggctaagccgattttgatgagagtttcacagaaaatttgccgggaaaactttgtgacacactgatttaaagcgggcgaagccgcaggcacagctagttcactGTAAAGGTTTGTAActgctatttataaaaaaaacaataagtaatttacatttgaatttctattttagaatttatttttatccaatCCAAAATTTGTTAGCAAAATTTATTCTTAACAATTTATGTTAGGTAAAATGCATTTGAAAGTCGAATGAggaatactttttataattttttatttatttaattatgcaagtaggtcggtaaacaagcgtacggcttaccttaTGGTAAGTAGTTACCGTAGCTTTCAGACCCAcccaccagaagtatcgcaagttGCTATAAGCCCTATCCCCAGtctccctcaggagctctggtcacctcactcaccacagaaacacatcacttcttgaaagtagtattatttagctgtgatcttcgtaaggtcgaggtacttccccagttgggctactccagattttgagcaggatatttcctgctttgtTCTACCATATCGGATCTACCTATCTTATGTAGGTACTAATTATCTATtgtaatattatgaatattaagtaaaaccaaaaataacaaaaaaggctTGTCAAACTgccattaaaaatgtattatctatttgtatacaaatatatgtatttaactaCTCAAATAATGAAGCTGAGATATTGTTTGAGCGCGTAAATCTTAAATTGAACGCCTGATTTAATAATTGTCTTATCTTGAGCTAAGCCGTTTATCACTACGCTGGCTATCTTATGCGGCCATACCTAAGGCGTCTGCAAAGTTGCCAAAATATATGTGCATTCTTATGAGTAAGTTTTTAAGGTTTCACGGTCCGTATCATATCAACACTTTTACAGGAGTTACCGCTATTTTCATTTCTAATTCCCGGTATATCCcttaaaaacttatacataagAGCGCACTGAGAATTTATATTCTAACATGCTCTAAAACTTAACGAACGCGCAATAGGTTTCAGAAGGAACTTCTTATACCTGGTGTACTTGTACTAGTCTCCTAAATACATTCCTTCAAATGGGGAGTTTTCTAGGTGTAATAGATCACGTTCTGTGTTATCGAACATTCTGTATAATGCAAGAGGGCACTAAATATgttctatttattacttatgtaaggtagtttataatgataatgaaagtttgttattttagtacatttcgTTGTGACGATGAGAATATTCCATTAAGCACAAGGCTATGACTAATGACTGttatttgtaatgtttataatttaataaattagtgtatttatttaagGCGTATTAGTTGTTGCCATGTTAATGTATCTCATTTACAATTTATTGACACAATACATCATTTTTgtcagcactggtttgtggctgttgcgacggcggttacgggttcgatccctgcacatgacaaacattttattgaccatacagatgtttgacgtggtctatgtgtttgtgcagtccttgtgggtcttcccaccgtgcctcagagagcacgttaagccttcggtcctggttgttatcatgtacacctggtagtgaccgttactcatagtaggaaatatatctgccaacacgcattggaacagtgtggtggattaaactcggATCCTTTTCCTACtcggggaaagaggcatatgccctgCAGTGAGATATAACAGGCTAAAGCGatataatcaatattatttaatatggtATTACTATATGACAattgtaagtatatttaaatgaatagaGTTTATTCGATTATGTACACGTAAACTGACTTAAATACATACCAACAATCAACATACATAACTAAAGTAATAGTTAAGTAACGACTCGATAGTTTTTAACAGGGATGTTACGGAAATGGAATTTCCAATATGGTTATGGAttcgaatattttaatacagttgTAAGTATAGGATTTGGTTGCGGTTTATCCGCAAGGATAGATTTCTATTTTGGACATCTGTAATTATCACGGATAATTATTACCGATATTACGGAACTCCGTAATATCCCTAGTTTTTTACGCGTACTGAGAGAGATTtatactttagttttttttattaaataatctttaGATACAAGTAGTCCCTCTCCTCTATAATATAGTTTACACGAGTTTAGTTTACGTTTTTGCTCGTTACGTTTGTTTCGTTACGTTTTTTTACGTTTACGTTTTTTTCTATCCGTTACACTCATACGTACAACAACAGTGTCGTAGCACTCATAATGTGAGCTAAGATTAGTTCAAATTTaagacttaataaaaatattgaaataacgcCGATAGCCTTGGTCCTGAGTTACCATTTCGAGACTCCTGGTACAACGTATGTATCGGTAAACGTTTTGTCAGATTAAAGGTTTTAATTTAGTTCACATCGATACCACATAGTCTTATAATGTCCTAAGTTGATATGTTGATAAGTTGATTGATTGTTGTCCAAAACAATGACGATGAATGGGAAAATCTTGAAATTCTCAAAACTGTTGTTTAAAACCATAACCGGTTTAGCCAAGGGGATACACGCTACAAAGGGAATTAGGGATGC encodes:
- the LOC123663984 gene encoding uncharacterized protein LOC123663984 — encoded protein: MELNFITTLIKHDVNHNVKQCFKTKKPFITRKEEVMAIKSKFPTKIPLIVERYYKERNLPTLDKTKFLVPEDITMSQFLVIIRNRVKIKPNQALYLIINNKSMLSMSLTMAQAYEQYGDEDGFLYITYASQEVFGYQDDMTEPSKEVQVIRDRFPNKIPLYVERFANEKDVPVLGRNKFLVPQELTMSQFLYIIRTKMKLRDSQALYLLINEKVIVSHSMTMAQAYDQFQSPDGFLHITYAAQQVFG